The segment CGTTGAGGTCGAGCACTTTTGGAGCGATTGTCTGCTTGCGGGCAAAGGCTAATAATTGTTTGGTGAGGTTGGTCGAACGTTTTGCGGCCTGATGGATCTCATTCATGTGGACAATAAGTGGATCTGCTTTATCTAAACCATTCAGGATCATTTCTGTGTGTCCAAGGATGATGCTCAGCATATTGTTGAAATCATGCGCCACACCACCGGCGAGTCTCCCCACCGATTCCAGCTTTTGAGCTTGAAACAGCTGCACACGCAGTTTTTCTCGCTCCTCCTTTGCCTGCTTGCGCTCGGTGATGTCTATAATGGATCCGACAAAACCCTCGTACACTCCATTTTTGTCGAGGACGGGGACACAACTGAAGTAAGTCTCGATCAGGCAACCGTTCTTGCGAGTCAGCGTATTTTCTCCGACAATGGGCTCCCCGGAAAGCAAAAGCGCTACATTCTCGTCGCTGATTGTCTTGGCTTTGCTGGGAGGGTAAAGAGTATCCAGTGACAAGCCGTTCAATTCATCCAGAGGATAGCCAGTCAATTCTGCGGTCTTCGTATTTGCAAAAGTTATATGCCCTTCGACATCGACCTGATATACTCCCTGTAGAGAGGCTTCCATTATTGTTCTGTATTGCTGACCCTTTTCCTGCAGGTCCTTTGCGGCCCTCTTGCAGTCGGACTCTGCCTGCTCTAATTCCTGGATCCTCTTTTCCAATTCTTCATAAGTCGGGTTTTTATCCAAAGTTGCATCCAAATCATCTTAAAGCAGTATTATCTGGCTCGACTGAATTCACGATTTCTCGCATCGACCGATTATACTCGAATTCAGGCATTTCTAGCAATAGGGATTATTCTCCTGTCGAAAAACACGGTCAAAGACATCGGGCCTGTGGAGTTATGATATAAATACTGGCTTCCAATTGTACTTGAAGTTCTGTTCAGTTCATTAAACACATCGTCCATGTTCAAATCAGACCATGTTTTTCCATCTACGAAGCGGGTTGTATTGTTGTCCTTTTTTAAATCGTGATATATTCGAAACGACTCAAGATCATTCTCGATCCGATCTTTACCGGTCCAGATATCTTCGACCAGAAGATTCAGCTCGCGCCCCCTCGCTCCAGCATGCCTGGATCTGACCAACTCTCCAACAAATCGCAAAGGCTTGACAAACAACTGCATCTTCTCTTTTGCTGACATGACTACCCTTTAATTCAGCAGCAGGCTTCGCTGGTTATACACTTACATCAGTATCTGTTTAAGAAGTGCTTCTAGTGGCGGCACGTTTGTCACGGTGACAAAATACGGTCGATGATCGACCTGCGACATGATCGCAGTAAAATATCGTCCGGTCGCATCCTATGGTTATGCCTTTTGCCTTTTAGCAACTCCGACAAACGCTCCGGTGTCATGGATCAATAAATCAAAATCCAGATCGATTATTTCCCAACCTTTTTCACCGAGTTTGTTCAAATAACTTTCAGCTTCTTCTAATGTGACTTTAGGTGTTTTAAACATACCTTTTTCTGCCTCTGGCAGGTTTTTGGAGTCGATCAGTAAATATTCCCATTTTATCATCGTCGTGCTCCTTTCAATTTAATGTTCTACTCTCCTACTTACACTCATGAGACACACTTATTCAATTATAAGTTCTCACTTGATACTGTAATTGGTTATAACCTGACAACTTTCAGGGGGACAACCGGTTGAGAAGCCTCGGGAAAGGAATGGTGTCCCGTACATGTTTAAGGCCACAGATCCACGAGAGAGCCCTCTCCACGCCCAGGCCGAACCCCGAATGGGGGAATCCGCCATAGCGCCTCAGGTCGAGATACCAGTCAAAGGCCTTTTCGGGCAACTCATGCTCAGCGATCTTCTTTTTAAGAAATTCGAGGTCATAAGCTCTCTGGCCGCCGCCGATGATCTCGCCATACCCTTCGTTCGCCAGAAGATCGACCGAGAGGCTGAGAGTCGGGTCCACAGGATCCGGTTCCATATAAAAGGCCTTGATCGCCGCAGGGAATCGGTGGACGAAGAAAGGCCTGTCGAAATCTTCGGTCAGGACCGTCTCGTCTTTCGCCCCGAAATCGCCGCCGACCTGGAATTCGATTCCCTTTTTCTTCAGGATCCCCGCCGCTTCCATATAACTGATCCTCGGGAAAGGAGACTGCACCTTTTCGAGTGAAGCAACATCCCTCTCGAGGACTCCCGTTAAAAGATCCCTGTGGTCCTCGAGCGAGCGCCCGACGATCTCCACGATAAAGTCCTCGGCAAGTTGCATGATGTCGTCGAGAAGGGCGAAGGCGACTTCGGGCTCCACCATCCAGAACTCGATCAGATGCCTTCTTGTCTTCGACTTTTCCGCCCTGAAAGTAGGGCCGAAGCAGTATACCTTCCTGAACGCTGCCGCGGTCGCCTCGTTATAGAGCTGTCCGCTCTGTGTGAGATATGCCTTGTCACCGAAATATTCTGTCTCGAAGAGAGTGGTCGTCCCTTCACAGGCGTT is part of the Candidatus Latescibacterota bacterium genome and harbors:
- the asnS gene encoding asparagine--tRNA ligase — its product is MQPAEIIGIGQYTGQEVLLKGWLENMRSSGKILFIQMRDGTGLIQCIVEKSVIGDELFQQARALTQESSFEITGTVREDVRAPGGYELGATGIKVIQVAEPYPITHTGVGDKEHSDTFLMDHRHLALRVPKQNAVLRIRASLVRYIRDFFDNRGFILCDTPIFTPNACEGTTTLFETEYFGDKAYLTQSGQLYNEATAAAFRKVYCFGPTFRAEKSKTRRHLIEFWMVEPEVAFALLDDIMQLAEDFIVEIVGRSLEDHRDLLTGVLERDVASLEKVQSPFPRISYMEAAGILKKKGIEFQVGGDFGAKDETVLTEDFDRPFFVHRFPAAIKAFYMEPDPVDPTLSLSVDLLANEGYGEIIGGGQRAYDLEFLKKKIAEHELPEKAFDWYLDLRRYGGFPHSGFGLGVERALSWICGLKHVRDTIPFPRLLNRLSP
- a CDS encoding PAS domain S-box protein encodes the protein MDKNPTYEELEKRIQELEQAESDCKRAAKDLQEKGQQYRTIMEASLQGVYQVDVEGHITFANTKTAELTGYPLDELNGLSLDTLYPPSKAKTISDENVALLLSGEPIVGENTLTRKNGCLIETYFSCVPVLDKNGVYEGFVGSIIDITERKQAKEEREKLRVQLFQAQKLESVGRLAGGVAHDFNNMLSIILGHTEMILNGLDKADPLIVHMNEIHQAAKRSTNLTKQLLAFARKQTIAPKVLDLN